A single window of Paraburkholderia youngii DNA harbors:
- a CDS encoding site-specific integrase, protein MKRMIGASRDRVQRARPTLRQFLAYLRAEAIVCPPTLGRQSAIAHIYDRYVDYLRQDRGLARNSLLVYGPFIRDFLDSHAAGDGSLLPDAFDAVTIRNHLLARSKGRSAEYTRLMAVALRSFCHFLFLRGDTARDLYESVPSVRKWRQSTVPTFLTPEQQEALIASADQSTTTGLRDYAILLLLARLGLRAGEIVAIELDDIHWRSGELVVHGKGQMVEHVPLPSEVGEAIATYLRDGREASASRRVFLRRLAPRVGLAGPGAIGKIVGQAFARAGFRPACRGAAHLFRHGLATTMIRHGASMAEIAEVLRHRSPDSTAIYATVAFEDLREVARSWPTAGGSI, encoded by the coding sequence ATGAAGCGCATGATCGGCGCATCACGAGACCGTGTCCAGCGTGCACGTCCCACATTACGGCAGTTTCTCGCCTATCTGCGCGCTGAAGCTATTGTGTGCCCGCCGACGTTGGGCCGCCAATCCGCGATCGCGCACATTTACGACCGATACGTGGACTATCTGAGGCAGGATCGTGGACTCGCGAGGAACTCTCTGCTCGTCTATGGCCCGTTCATTCGCGATTTTCTCGACAGCCACGCGGCCGGCGACGGAAGTTTATTGCCAGATGCATTTGACGCGGTAACGATCCGGAATCATCTTCTTGCCCGCAGCAAAGGCCGATCGGCAGAGTACACGCGGCTGATGGCAGTTGCGCTTCGCTCGTTCTGCCATTTCCTCTTTCTGCGCGGCGATACGGCACGAGACCTGTATGAGTCAGTGCCTTCGGTTCGTAAATGGCGACAGTCAACTGTGCCAACGTTCCTCACGCCTGAGCAGCAAGAAGCTCTCATTGCATCGGCAGACCAGTCGACCACGACTGGGCTTCGTGACTACGCAATCCTGCTGTTGTTGGCGCGGCTTGGCTTACGTGCCGGAGAAATCGTCGCAATCGAGCTCGACGACATTCACTGGCGTTCGGGGGAACTCGTCGTTCATGGAAAGGGGCAGATGGTCGAGCACGTCCCGCTGCCATCGGAGGTCGGAGAAGCAATCGCAACATATCTCCGCGATGGTCGCGAAGCGAGTGCATCGCGGCGCGTCTTCCTTCGCAGATTGGCACCTCGGGTTGGTTTGGCGGGGCCGGGGGCGATTGGCAAGATTGTTGGTCAGGCCTTCGCACGTGCCGGTTTCCGCCCCGCGTGCCGTGGCGCCGCACATCTGTTCCGTCACGGTCTGGCGACGACGATGATTCGTCATGGGGCCTCGATGGCAGAAATAGCCGAGGTCTTGCGACACCGCTCACCGGACAGTACCGCGATCTATGCAACGGTGGCGTTTGAGGACCTGCGCGAGGTCGCGCGCTCGTGGCCCACGGCTGGAGGTTCAATATGA
- a CDS encoding tyrosine-type recombinase/integrase, translating into MTAIRDSLARYVAVRRALGASFYEPALALGHFVDLLEHEDAEFITTDLALRWAMTPTLVERATWGRRLSQVRGFARWMNLIDGRNQIPPAGLLSARRRRNAPHIYTEHEIDLLMARAAQLRSRTGLRALTYSTLIGLLVATGLRPGEAFRLDRSDVDLVSGILSIRESKFGKSRCVPVAESTRLALEHYVQKRDQICPLRLSEAFLVSERGKRLKPGTARSMFVRMSRAVGLRPATEDGRDGYGPRLQDFRHSFATGRLVEWYRAGLDVSRELPKLTAYLGHVNVGLTYWYIEAVPELLELAAAYLDKNCPGEQS; encoded by the coding sequence ATGACTGCGATCCGCGATTCTCTCGCTCGGTACGTGGCGGTCCGCCGGGCTCTCGGGGCGTCATTCTACGAACCTGCATTGGCACTCGGCCATTTCGTTGATCTTCTCGAACATGAAGATGCTGAGTTCATTACTACCGATCTGGCTCTGCGCTGGGCAATGACGCCCACACTCGTCGAACGTGCCACCTGGGGGCGACGCCTCTCTCAAGTAAGAGGATTCGCCAGATGGATGAACCTCATTGACGGTCGAAACCAGATTCCCCCCGCGGGGCTCCTGAGTGCCCGCAGACGGCGCAATGCCCCGCATATTTACACTGAGCACGAAATTGATCTGCTTATGGCCCGAGCCGCTCAACTGCGATCCCGAACCGGCTTGCGAGCACTGACCTATTCGACGCTCATTGGGCTTCTTGTGGCGACGGGTCTCAGGCCAGGCGAAGCGTTTCGGCTCGACCGGTCCGACGTTGACCTCGTCAGCGGAATACTCTCCATCCGGGAATCGAAGTTCGGCAAATCGCGCTGTGTTCCTGTAGCAGAGTCGACCCGGTTGGCACTCGAACACTACGTCCAGAAACGCGATCAAATCTGTCCTTTACGGTTGAGCGAGGCGTTCCTGGTTAGTGAGCGCGGCAAGCGACTGAAGCCCGGCACTGCACGCAGCATGTTCGTCAGAATGTCGCGCGCTGTCGGTCTGCGACCGGCGACAGAGGATGGGCGCGATGGTTACGGTCCACGCCTCCAGGACTTCCGGCATAGCTTCGCGACTGGACGGCTGGTCGAGTGGTATCGTGCCGGTCTCGACGTAAGTAGGGAATTGCCGAAACTTACCGCCTACCTCGGGCATGTCAACGTCGGTCTTACGTACTGGTACATCGAAGCGGTTCCTGAATTGCTTGAACTTGCGGCAGCCTATCTCGACAAGAACTGTCCAGGAGAACAGTCGTGA